In one Oryza glaberrima chromosome 2, OglaRS2, whole genome shotgun sequence genomic region, the following are encoded:
- the LOC127762722 gene encoding probable L-type lectin-domain containing receptor kinase S.5, with protein MMMMQLLLVIIILSTVMISSSDAYYQSCRCLGDGKNNQTSCDQAIDDSIKGSGQLIFRRIQPPITSVAFNVSFIGSLAFILRPVPAGGEYSNNSDAYGSLVFSGNTYNKTTTIITHSDYCSTADSSTNVFVEMGALETVSSFAFGVNITISRKASNIQIVQGNNYTISVWIDYNRAAEAADRSISVFVAKAGETKPKEAIIVNKDDNISKGATLQGCIFSSMDLQHQISDMNVTFAYGQHVSHSPSRSLPTILASVLGPAGGAAIAAAVTWLYFNSSYRRWKKDFDQLAKSMQSLPGVPVKISFTDIRKATNNFHDTMKLGSGAFGAVYRCKLQSLKGQPTMEVAVKKFTRADTRSYQDFLAEVSIINRLRHKSIVPLIGWSYNKGEPLLIYEYMPNGSLDRHIFARTDQLHGGHHTTIRQWDTRYNIVRDIATGLHYVHHEYEPKVLHRDIKASNILLDSNFRARLGDFGLACTVAVDRSSVSCGVAGTFGYIAPDYAINLKATQQTDVYAFGVLVLEIVTGKKAMLMNDAQFGHITDWVWHLHQRGRLLEAVDGVLGTAGHGELDIEEARRLLLLGLACSNPNPSDRPTMVVAVQVIAKLAPAPDVPLEKPTVVCFPPLTLPVGSSSSECTDYYVTAKGSLQIKSSMV; from the exons atgatgatgatgcagCTCCTCCTAGTGATCATCATATTGTCCACAGTGATGATCTCCTCGTCCGATGCTTATTATCAATCATGCAGATGCTTGGGTGATGGCAAGAACAACCAGACTTCCTGTGATCAAGCGATCGACGACTCCATCAAAGGTTCAG GGCAGCTAATTTTTCGACGCATACAGCCGCCGATCACTAGCGTCGCCTTTAATGTGAGCTTCATCGGAAGCCTCGCCTTCATCCTCCGCCCAGTCCCAGCTGGAGGAGAATATAGCAATAATAGCGATGCCTATGGCTCCCTCGTGTTCTCGGGCAACACTTATAATAAAACGACGACGATTATTACTCATTCTGACTACTGCAGCACTGCCGACAGTAGTACCAACGTTTTTGTTGAGATGGGTGCATTAGAAACTGTTTCGTCTTTTGCCTTTGGTGTAAACATTACAATCTCACGGAAGGCCTCCAATATTCAAATAGTACAAGGGAACAACTACACCATATCTGTATGGATTGATTACAATCGTGCAGCTGAAGCTGCAGATCGCAGCATATCGGTCTTCGTTGCCAAGGCAGGAGAGACGAAACCTAAGGAAGCCATAATCGTCAACAAGGACGACAATATCAGCAAAGGCGCAACCCTGCAAGGCTGCATCTTCTCGTCGATGGACCTGCAACATCAGATCAGTGACATGAATGTGACATTCGCCTATGGCCAACATGTTAGCCATAGCCCATCGAGGTCGTTGCCGACCATACTGGCATCAGTTCTCGGACCAGCAGGCGGTGCAGCCATTGCTGCAGCTGTGACATGGTTATACTTCAACTCCTCCTACAGGAGGTGGAAGAAGGACTTTGATCAGCTGGCCAAGTCCATGCAAAGCCTCCCCGGGGTTCCTGTCAAGATCAGCTTCACCGATATCCGCAAGGCCACCAACAACTTCCATGACACCATGAAGCTGGGCAGCGGCGCATTTGGCGCCGTCTACAGATGCAAGCTCCAGTCCTTGAAGGGGCAACCGACGATGGAGGTAGCAGTCAAGAAGTTTACACGTGCCGACACCCGGTCCTACCAAGACTTTCTCGCCGAGGTCAGCATCATCAATCGTCTGCGCCACAAGAGTATCGTCCCTCTCATCG gTTGGTCATACAATAAAGGAGAGCCCCTACTTATCTATGAGTACATGCCCAATGGTAGCTTAGACAGGCACATATTCGCTAGAACTGACCAGCTGCATGGAGGCCACCATACAACGATCCGGCAATGGGACACCCGCTACAACATTGTCAGGGATATTGCCACCGGCTTGCACTACGTTCATCACGAGTATGAGCCCAAGGTGCTCCACCGCGACATCAAGGCTAGCAACATCCTGCTTGACTCCAACTTCCGCGCCCGCCTTGGTGACTTTGGTCTCGCctgcaccgtcgccgtcgaccggAGCTCCGTCTCGTGTGGTGTCGCAGGAACATTCGGCTACATCGCCCCGGACTACGCAATTAACCTGAAGGCGACGCAGCAGACTGACGTCTATGCATTTGGGGTGCTGGTTCTTGAGATTGTTACCGGCAAGAAGGCGATGCTGATGAATGACGCGCAATTTGGCCATATCACAGATTGGGTCTGGCATCTCCACCAACGGGGGAGGCTCCTTGAAGCTGTAGATGGCGTGCTTGGCACTGCCGGCCATGGTGAGCTCGATATCGAAGAGGCAAGACGCTTGCTTCTTCTAGGCTTGGCGTGCAGCAACCCGAACCCGTCAGACCGGCcaacgatggtggtggcggtgcaGGTGATTGCAAAATTAGCACCGGCACCGGATGTGCCACTTGAGAAGCCGACTGTTGTGTGCTTTCCTCCTCTAACTTTGCCAGTAGGGTCTTCATCATCTGAATGCACTGATTATTACGTCACGGCAAAGGGTAGTCTGCAGATCAAGAGCTCAATGGTATAG